Proteins found in one Thermodesulfobacteriota bacterium genomic segment:
- a CDS encoding substrate-binding domain-containing protein — protein sequence MAKEKTELIIASTTSIQNSGLFAILIPAYEKSAKYDVKVEVIAVGTGKAMKIAKKGEADMLFVHDPFREEKFVGGGYGVNRRPVMHNDFIIAGPSGDPAKIKGLKTAVEAFEEIAEKGLPFVSRGDDSGTNIKELDVWDDAGINPKGKGWYFEAGAKMGDTLMIADQKRAYTLTDLGTFLNYETKIKLKALFKGDPVLKNLYSVIAVNPDRFSNIRYREAMDFIAFVTSPDGQRLIAQYKKHGVNLFYPDAAPSVMNEKR from the coding sequence ATGGCTAAAGAAAAGACAGAACTTATTATAGCATCAACGACAAGTATTCAAAATTCCGGGCTGTTCGCCATCCTGATCCCTGCCTATGAAAAATCGGCAAAATATGATGTCAAAGTAGAAGTTATTGCTGTGGGCACTGGAAAAGCCATGAAAATAGCAAAGAAGGGCGAGGCCGATATGCTCTTCGTACACGATCCCTTTCGGGAGGAAAAATTTGTCGGAGGGGGGTATGGCGTTAACAGAAGACCCGTGATGCATAATGATTTTATTATCGCCGGTCCATCCGGCGACCCGGCAAAGATCAAGGGATTAAAAACCGCTGTCGAGGCATTTGAAGAAATTGCAGAGAAGGGGTTGCCTTTCGTATCAAGGGGCGACGATTCAGGTACAAATATCAAAGAACTGGACGTCTGGGATGATGCCGGGATAAATCCGAAGGGAAAGGGCTGGTATTTTGAGGCAGGCGCCAAAATGGGGGACACATTAATGATAGCTGACCAAAAGCGGGCCTATACGCTCACCGATCTGGGGACCTTCTTGAATTACGAAACAAAAATTAAATTAAAGGCCCTCTTTAAAGGCGACCCTGTTTTAAAAAATCTCTATAGCGTGATTGCGGTAAACCCTGACAGGTTCTCGAATATAAGGTACAGAGAGGCCATGGATTTTATCGCCTTTGTAACCTCACCGGATGGACAACGTCTGATAGCGCAATATAAAAAACACGGGGTTAATCTATTCTATCCGGATGCGGCGCCATCGGTGATGAACGAAAAGAGATAA
- a CDS encoding substrate-binding domain-containing protein, which yields MLSLNLSSVAFSGEKCTAVYGSGPNSFSLATGSPGELGLLRVLAESFSKEVDTALCWVKAGTGDSLKLLKEKAVDMIMVHAPDAEKKAVAEGWAAKRTLIGSNEFYIVGPPNDPANINKAKCAVEAYSRIANAKTKFFSRGDNSGTHKKEMAVWKKAGIVPSGDWYVITKDFMTATLKRADAERGYFMTDSSTWVAEKKNVPNLKILFRGDKFLVNTYHALCRPDGVTDGAPLASRFIDFVASDEGQKIIREYGKEQYGEGLYNDAAYAHQYDD from the coding sequence ATGCTCTCTCTCAACTTGTCATCAGTTGCCTTTTCCGGAGAAAAATGTACCGCAGTTTATGGAAGTGGACCAAATTCTTTTTCTCTTGCTACGGGCAGCCCCGGAGAGCTTGGGCTTTTGCGGGTTCTTGCGGAATCCTTCAGTAAAGAGGTGGATACGGCCCTCTGCTGGGTAAAAGCAGGTACAGGGGATTCTTTAAAACTCTTAAAGGAAAAGGCCGTCGATATGATTATGGTACATGCCCCGGATGCTGAAAAGAAAGCAGTGGCAGAAGGCTGGGCTGCGAAAAGGACACTGATTGGTTCTAATGAGTTTTATATTGTCGGTCCGCCGAATGACCCCGCTAATATTAATAAGGCCAAATGTGCTGTTGAGGCATATAGCCGGATTGCAAATGCGAAAACCAAATTTTTTTCGCGGGGAGATAATTCAGGCACACATAAAAAAGAGATGGCTGTCTGGAAGAAGGCAGGGATCGTGCCTTCGGGAGACTGGTATGTCATTACAAAAGACTTCATGACTGCAACCTTGAAAAGAGCAGATGCAGAAAGAGGATACTTCATGACGGACAGCAGCACCTGGGTGGCGGAGAAAAAGAATGTGCCCAATCTGAAAATACTCTTTAGAGGCGATAAATTTCTTGTGAACACCTATCATGCCCTTTGCCGGCCGGACGGTGTAACGGATGGCGCACCATTGGCATCCAGATTCATCGATTTTGTCGCCTCTGACGAAGGACAAAAAATTATTAGAGAATATGGAAAAGAGCAATACGGAGAAGGGCTTTACAATGATGCCGCTTATGCACATCAATACGATGATTAG
- a CDS encoding substrate-binding domain-containing protein, with product MRTFRFFLALIMLVMISAVNVSAETRIRCASTTSTQNSGLFDYILPMFEKKTGIKIDVVAVGTGAAIEIGKRGDADVVFVHAKEQELRAVEEGYFVNRHDVMYNDFVIIGPQNDPTKIKGIKSASEAFRKIAESVHPFVSRGDKSGTHTKELAIWEKTGIGPKGQKWYLEVGQGMEKTQRIANEKRAYTLTDRGTWLATKEKDKLEMVIVLEGDPVLFNQYGVMAVNPEKHKHVKYREAMEFINWLISGDGQQAIASFKDNHVNQLFIPNAK from the coding sequence ATGAGGACCTTCAGATTTTTCTTGGCGCTAATAATGCTGGTAATGATTTCTGCGGTGAATGTATCTGCTGAAACAAGGATACGTTGTGCATCGACAACAAGCACACAGAATTCGGGATTATTTGATTACATCCTGCCAATGTTTGAGAAGAAAACAGGCATAAAAATTGATGTTGTGGCTGTCGGCACAGGCGCTGCCATTGAAATAGGCAAAAGGGGGGATGCCGACGTAGTTTTTGTCCATGCAAAGGAACAGGAGTTAAGGGCGGTTGAAGAGGGATATTTTGTGAATCGCCATGACGTCATGTATAACGATTTCGTCATCATCGGTCCTCAAAATGATCCCACAAAGATAAAAGGCATAAAATCAGCTTCAGAAGCATTCCGTAAGATTGCAGAAAGTGTCCATCCGTTTGTATCAAGAGGAGATAAATCAGGAACGCATACCAAGGAACTTGCGATATGGGAAAAAACAGGCATAGGCCCGAAAGGACAGAAGTGGTATCTCGAAGTGGGCCAGGGAATGGAAAAGACACAGAGGATTGCGAATGAAAAACGGGCCTATACGCTCACTGATAGAGGCACATGGCTTGCCACAAAGGAAAAGGACAAACTCGAAATGGTCATAGTTCTCGAAGGCGATCCTGTATTATTCAACCAATATGGCGTCATGGCAGTGAATCCTGAAAAACACAAGCATGTCAAATATAGGGAGGCGATGGAGTTTATAAACTGGCTTATATCAGGGGATGGGCAGCAGGCTATTGCCTCATTTAAAGATAACCATGTCAATCAGCTTTTCATCCCAAACGCAAAATAA
- a CDS encoding TMF family protein has product MKKLSVLVALFVFSLSVWALPAMAAESNAEIEQLKGEVQKLLKRIEEMEKRQAETQAKTAEVEKKSAETEKKMLQAGYDKGFYIKTPDGNFLLKTNVFVQFRHTFLDFDREINANNENWNNFFLRRARVFFTGNAPNKDWTYFSHIQLEPQSAVNLHDAYVTWKKYPYAQIQFGRAKLPYGLHFWQSASLLNGVERSIFSGETDADGKDDTRKWPGGNANFQVSTEDSVTKFPLGGFNLFRSQGVHLQGDVDLFGQNGFLQYWSGAYNGRNSKASPNLDSNPLWVGRISINPFGKYNLLQQGDIDYSITPKVCFLISGFYNTDRLNQIRSSTDGTASTVPYYDVIGSGYNLAALLRYKGFSFDAEYGYDRLKQERTAGDTWDRFAYRFDAGYFVIPKKFEVVARYAYVERLEDNTVAKSFASGLGLVSVNGGTNNAIEDNLQEYTVGLNYYLYGHNLKLSVDYSYLMRGLTPTSTATVPVEDQHDNRFRTMAQFYF; this is encoded by the coding sequence ATGAAAAAATTAAGTGTTCTTGTGGCGCTCTTTGTTTTTTCGCTTTCAGTGTGGGCGCTGCCTGCTATGGCAGCAGAGTCAAATGCAGAGATAGAACAACTTAAAGGAGAAGTGCAGAAACTCCTCAAAAGAATAGAGGAGATGGAAAAGAGGCAGGCCGAGACCCAGGCCAAGACTGCCGAGGTAGAAAAAAAATCGGCGGAAACCGAGAAGAAGATGTTGCAGGCGGGGTATGACAAGGGTTTTTATATTAAGACCCCGGATGGAAATTTTCTATTGAAGACCAATGTATTCGTCCAGTTTCGTCACACCTTTCTCGACTTCGACAGAGAGATCAACGCCAACAATGAGAACTGGAACAACTTTTTCCTAAGACGTGCGAGGGTCTTTTTCACCGGCAATGCGCCCAATAAAGACTGGACATATTTCTCCCATATCCAGTTAGAACCACAGAGCGCCGTCAACCTGCACGACGCATATGTGACATGGAAGAAATATCCTTACGCTCAAATACAGTTCGGACGCGCCAAGCTCCCTTATGGTCTTCACTTCTGGCAGTCTGCGAGTTTACTGAATGGTGTGGAGCGCAGTATTTTTTCCGGTGAGACAGATGCGGATGGGAAGGATGATACGAGGAAATGGCCCGGTGGAAATGCCAATTTCCAGGTCAGTACTGAAGATAGCGTTACAAAGTTTCCTCTCGGCGGGTTTAACCTCTTCAGATCTCAAGGAGTTCACCTGCAAGGGGATGTTGATTTATTCGGGCAGAACGGATTCTTACAATATTGGTCCGGTGCTTATAACGGCAGAAATTCAAAGGCGTCTCCTAATCTCGATTCCAATCCACTATGGGTGGGCAGAATCTCCATAAATCCATTTGGGAAATATAATCTTCTCCAGCAGGGAGACATAGATTACAGCATTACCCCTAAGGTCTGCTTCCTTATCTCAGGTTTCTACAATACAGACCGGCTAAACCAGATTCGTAGCTCAACAGATGGAACTGCGAGCACAGTGCCTTACTATGATGTCATAGGTTCCGGTTACAACCTGGCTGCCCTGTTAAGATATAAAGGATTTTCTTTTGATGCCGAGTACGGCTATGATCGGCTAAAACAGGAGAGAACCGCTGGAGATACATGGGATAGATTTGCATATAGATTTGATGCGGGTTATTTCGTCATACCGAAGAAATTTGAAGTGGTGGCGAGGTATGCGTATGTCGAAAGACTTGAAGATAATACAGTAGCCAAATCTTTTGCCTCAGGCCTCGGACTTGTCAGCGTTAATGGCGGCACGAACAATGCCATTGAGGATAACCTTCAGGAATATACGGTTGGGCTAAACTACTATCTTTACGGACACAACCTGAAGCTTTCTGTAGATTACAGTTATCTGATGAGAGGATTAACCCCGACCTCTACCGCAACGGTTCCGGTTGAGGATCAGCATGACAATAGATTCAGGACCATGGCGCAGTTTTACTTCTAA
- a CDS encoding ABC transporter permease: MDSIIEGFIKAFSLIWDLDRELLDIIFLSLKVSGTALLIATATGLFTGALVGFKRFPGKDFILGLLNTFMGLPPVAVGLFLYLLLSRSGPLGFMGLLYTPSAMVTAQSILAFPIVASLCHSAIVSVDPIIRQASRALGATPFQITLTVINEARYGIMSGITAAFGRVMAEVGAILIVGGNIAGYTRVMTTTIALETDKGNFELALALGMILLTISLIINMALYLIQKKGMVAR; the protein is encoded by the coding sequence ATGGATTCGATCATAGAGGGATTCATAAAGGCATTTTCCCTTATATGGGATCTCGATCGAGAGCTCCTGGATATTATTTTCCTATCGCTGAAGGTCTCCGGCACGGCCCTGTTGATAGCAACTGCTACCGGTCTTTTCACCGGCGCCCTGGTAGGATTTAAACGCTTTCCGGGAAAGGATTTCATCCTCGGCCTTTTGAATACCTTCATGGGACTTCCCCCGGTGGCGGTCGGGCTTTTCCTGTATCTTCTGCTGTCAAGAAGCGGACCGCTTGGATTCATGGGATTACTTTATACCCCGTCAGCAATGGTGACAGCCCAGAGCATCCTCGCTTTTCCCATTGTGGCCTCTCTTTGCCACTCGGCTATTGTAAGTGTAGATCCTATTATCAGACAGGCCTCCCGGGCACTCGGGGCCACGCCTTTTCAGATAACACTCACTGTAATCAATGAGGCCCGCTATGGGATAATGTCCGGGATAACTGCCGCCTTCGGAAGGGTAATGGCAGAGGTGGGCGCGATACTCATTGTGGGCGGAAATATCGCAGGCTATACCAGGGTTATGACGACGACCATAGCGCTTGAGACGGATAAGGGAAATTTTGAGCTGGCCCTGGCCCTGGGGATGATACTTCTAACCATCTCATTAATTATAAACATGGCCCTCTATTTAATTCAAAAAAAGGGAATGGTGGCGAGGTAA